Proteins from a genomic interval of Zingiber officinale cultivar Zhangliang chromosome 2A, Zo_v1.1, whole genome shotgun sequence:
- the LOC122044458 gene encoding senescence-associated protein OSA15, chloroplastic-like: MEFLCTSGITRLNDRARQDAAVLRLGFLKLDARAREDTRKIDLGVKEKAARLKHLATDRAQSDLKRVADQHWSDGALEADLRRADFIFRRRAMEDAYMALKFIRNIHDMMANKFYQFPSNERSFSLKDKMGFITLKKNGKALDLFADEVTTDRMQAIQEAYWTMASALLPSSP; this comes from the exons ATGGAATTTTTATGCACTAGTGGCATAACAAGACTAAATGATCGGGCACGCCAAGATGCTGCTGTTCTTCGACTTGGATTTCTTAAGCTTGATG CTCGTGCAAGGGAGGACACAAGGAAGATTGACCTTGGTGTTAAGGAAAAGGCTGCTCGGTTGAAGCATTTAGCCACT GACAGGGCTCAATCTGATCTGAAGAGAGTAGCAGATCAGCATTGGAGTGATGGGGCCTTAGAG GCCGACTTACGACGAGCTGACTTCATATTTAGACGACGTGCCATGGAAGATGCATACATGGCATTGAAG TTTATAAGAAACATTCATGACATGATGGCAAACAAATTTTACCAATT TCCTTCAAATGAAAGGTCTTTCTCTCTCAAAGATAAAATGGGATTCATTACACTCAAAAAGAATGGGAAAGCTCTTGATCTATTTGCAGATGAGGTCACAACAGACCGTATGCAAGCCATTCAG GAAGCTTATTGGACTATGGCATCTGCCTTACTGCCATCTAGTCCATGA